In Rahnella variigena, one DNA window encodes the following:
- the nusA gene encoding transcription termination factor NusA, translated as MNKEILAVVEAVSNEKSLPREKIFEALEIALSTATKKKYEQEIEVRVSIDRKTGDFDTFRRWVAVNEVTQPTREITLEAAQYEDPSIDLGGYIEDQIESVTFDRITTQTAKQVIVQKVREAERAMVVDQFREQQGEIVTGVVKKVNRDSIALDLGSNAEAVILREDMLPRENFRSGDRIRGVLYDVRPEARGAQLFVSRSRNEMLIELFRIEVPEIGEELIEIKAAARDPGSRAKIAVKTNDKRIDPVGACVGMRGARVQAVSSELGGERIDIILWDDNPAQFVINAMAPADVASIVVDEDKCTMDIAVEASNLAQAIGRNGQNVRLASQLLKQHRGDDKWELNVMTADDLQAKHQAEAHAAIDTFTKYLAIDEDFATVLVEEGFSTLEELAYVPVNELLEIDGLDEDTVDALRERAKEALTTLALAQEESLGDKKPADDLLNLAGLERSMAFKLAAQGVCTLEDLAEQGVDDLADIEGLSDEKAGELIMAARNICWFGDNA; from the coding sequence ATGAACAAAGAGATTCTGGCTGTTGTAGAAGCAGTTTCTAATGAAAAATCCCTCCCGCGCGAGAAGATTTTTGAAGCGCTGGAAATTGCATTATCAACGGCGACCAAGAAAAAATACGAGCAGGAAATCGAAGTCCGCGTCAGCATTGACCGCAAAACAGGTGACTTCGATACCTTCCGTCGTTGGGTGGCAGTCAACGAAGTGACTCAACCGACCCGCGAAATCACCCTCGAAGCTGCACAATACGAAGATCCGTCAATCGACCTCGGCGGATATATTGAAGATCAAATCGAGTCAGTCACTTTTGACCGCATCACCACGCAAACTGCCAAGCAAGTTATCGTACAGAAAGTACGTGAAGCAGAGCGCGCGATGGTGGTTGATCAATTCCGTGAGCAGCAAGGTGAGATCGTCACCGGCGTGGTTAAGAAAGTTAACCGTGACAGCATCGCTCTGGATTTAGGCAGCAACGCTGAAGCCGTTATTCTGCGTGAAGACATGCTTCCGCGTGAAAACTTCCGCTCCGGCGACCGTATTCGTGGCGTTCTGTATGATGTGCGCCCTGAAGCACGCGGTGCCCAGCTGTTTGTCAGCCGTTCACGTAACGAGATGCTGATTGAGCTGTTCCGCATCGAAGTGCCGGAAATTGGCGAAGAGCTGATTGAGATTAAAGCGGCAGCCCGTGATCCTGGCTCCCGTGCGAAAATTGCAGTAAAAACCAACGACAAACGTATCGACCCGGTCGGTGCTTGTGTCGGCATGCGTGGTGCACGCGTTCAGGCTGTTTCCAGTGAATTGGGCGGTGAACGTATCGATATCATCCTTTGGGATGATAATCCTGCGCAATTCGTTATCAACGCAATGGCACCGGCAGATGTCGCTTCCATCGTGGTTGATGAAGATAAATGCACCATGGATATCGCCGTTGAAGCCAGCAATCTGGCACAGGCGATTGGCCGTAATGGCCAGAACGTGCGTTTGGCCTCCCAATTGTTGAAACAGCATCGTGGTGATGACAAGTGGGAACTGAACGTGATGACAGCAGACGACCTGCAAGCCAAACATCAGGCTGAGGCACACGCTGCGATTGATACCTTCACCAAATACCTGGCCATCGATGAAGATTTCGCCACGGTTCTGGTAGAAGAAGGTTTCTCAACGCTTGAAGAACTGGCTTATGTGCCAGTCAACGAGCTGCTTGAAATCGACGGCCTGGATGAAGACACGGTGGATGCGCTGCGCGAACGTGCAAAAGAAGCGCTGACCACACTGGCTTTAGCTCAGGAAGAAAGTCTCGGTGACAAAAAGCCTGCTGACGATCTGCTTAACCTGGCGGGTCTGGAACGTAGCATGGCATTTAAACTGGCTGCACAAGGGGTTTGTACGCTGGAAGATCTTGCCGAGCAGGGTGTCGACGATCTGGCTGATATTGAAGGTCTTAGTGACGAGAAGGCTGGTGAACTTATCATGGCCGCGCGCAATATCTGCTGGTTTGGCGACAACGCGTAA
- the rimP gene encoding ribosome maturation factor RimP, whose amino-acid sequence MSTLEQKLTELITAPVEALGFELVGIEFVRARQSTLRIYIDSDAGINVDDCADVSHQVSAVLDVEDPVTVAYNLEVSSPGLDRPMFTAEHYQRFLGDEVSIVLRMAVQNRRKWQGIIKAVEGEMITVTVEGKDEVFALSNIQKANLVPHF is encoded by the coding sequence TTGTCCACATTAGAACAAAAATTAACAGAGCTGATTACAGCACCAGTCGAGGCACTTGGCTTTGAGCTGGTGGGCATCGAGTTCGTTCGGGCTCGCCAATCGACGTTGCGCATCTATATTGATAGTGACGCCGGGATCAATGTTGATGATTGTGCTGATGTCAGCCACCAGGTGAGCGCTGTGCTGGACGTTGAAGATCCAGTCACCGTCGCCTACAACCTGGAAGTTTCCTCTCCAGGCCTTGATCGTCCTATGTTCACCGCTGAACATTATCAACGTTTCCTGGGTGACGAAGTCAGCATTGTTCTGCGTATGGCAGTGCAGAATCGTCGCAAATGGCAGGGCATTATTAAGGCTGTCGAAGGCGAAATGATCACGGTGACAGTGGAAGGGAAAGATGAAGTGTTCGCACTGAGCAACATCCAGAAAGCGAACCTGGTACCCCACTTTTAA
- the secG gene encoding preprotein translocase subunit SecG, with protein MYDALLVIFLIVAIGLVALVMLQQGKGADMGASFGAGASGTLFGSSGSGNFMTRMTGILAALFFIISLILGNMSTNKSQKGSEWENLSQPAKTEQTTAPAAPAAPNSDVPH; from the coding sequence ATGTACGACGCTCTTCTGGTGATTTTCCTTATCGTAGCAATCGGGCTTGTTGCTCTGGTTATGCTGCAACAAGGCAAAGGCGCTGATATGGGAGCCTCTTTCGGAGCAGGTGCTTCTGGCACATTGTTCGGTTCGAGTGGTTCCGGTAACTTCATGACCCGTATGACCGGCATCTTGGCAGCACTGTTCTTTATCATTAGTTTGATTCTCGGGAACATGAGCACCAATAAAAGCCAAAAAGGTAGTGAGTGGGAAAACCTGAGTCAGCCAGCGAAAACTGAGCAGACCACTGCACCGGCAGCTCCAGCAGCGCCTAACAGTGACGTTCCTCACTAA
- the glmM gene encoding phosphoglucosamine mutase, translating to MSNRKYFGTDGIRGKVGDSPITPDFVLKLGWAAGKVLARHGSGKVIIGKDTRISGYMLESALEAGLAAAGLSASFTGPMPTPAVAYLTRTFRAEAGIVISASHNPFYDNGIKFFTIDGTKLPDEVEEAIEAELEKPLTCVESAALGKASRIVDAAGRYIEFCKGTFPSELSLNGLKIVVDCANGATYHIAPSVLRELGAKVITIGCDPDGMNINEECGATDVRQLQQRVLAEKAHVGLAFDGDGDRLIMVDHEGNKVDGDQILYIIAREGLRQGQLKGGAVGTLMSNMGLELALKQLGIPFTRAKVGDRYVLEKMQEKGWRIGAENSGHIILLDKTTTGDGIVAGLQVLTAMVRNHMSLHDLCSGMKLLPQILINVRFAGQHDPLESDEVKQVTADVEKQLAGRGRVLLRKSGTEPLLRVMVEGEDAELVEKLANRIADAVKAVKA from the coding sequence ATGAGCAACCGTAAATACTTTGGTACTGATGGCATACGTGGAAAAGTAGGCGACAGCCCGATCACCCCTGATTTCGTTCTCAAACTGGGCTGGGCTGCAGGCAAAGTATTAGCGCGTCATGGTTCGGGTAAAGTGATTATCGGCAAAGATACCCGTATTTCCGGCTATATGCTGGAATCTGCACTTGAAGCCGGTCTGGCTGCTGCGGGACTGTCGGCTTCCTTTACCGGCCCGATGCCAACACCCGCGGTTGCGTATCTGACCCGTACATTCCGTGCTGAAGCCGGGATTGTGATTTCTGCATCGCATAACCCGTTCTACGATAACGGCATAAAATTCTTCACTATTGACGGTACAAAGCTGCCGGACGAAGTGGAAGAAGCCATCGAAGCTGAGCTGGAAAAACCTCTTACTTGCGTGGAATCCGCTGCGTTGGGTAAAGCCAGCCGTATTGTGGATGCTGCCGGTCGCTATATCGAATTCTGCAAAGGGACGTTCCCGAGCGAACTGAGCCTGAACGGACTGAAAATCGTTGTGGATTGTGCCAATGGCGCGACTTACCACATTGCGCCAAGCGTTCTGCGGGAACTGGGCGCTAAAGTGATTACTATCGGCTGCGACCCGGATGGGATGAACATTAACGAAGAGTGCGGTGCGACCGACGTCCGTCAGTTACAGCAACGCGTTCTGGCAGAAAAAGCCCATGTCGGGCTGGCATTTGACGGCGACGGCGATCGTCTGATTATGGTCGACCATGAAGGCAATAAAGTCGATGGTGACCAGATCCTTTATATCATTGCTCGTGAAGGCTTGCGTCAGGGCCAGCTGAAAGGCGGCGCCGTCGGCACCCTGATGAGTAATATGGGCCTGGAACTGGCATTAAAACAGCTCGGTATTCCATTTACACGCGCGAAAGTGGGCGACCGTTACGTGCTGGAAAAAATGCAGGAAAAAGGCTGGCGTATTGGTGCTGAGAACTCCGGCCACATTATCTTGCTGGACAAAACCACCACCGGTGACGGCATCGTGGCCGGTTTGCAAGTGCTTACCGCCATGGTTCGCAATCACATGAGCCTGCATGATTTGTGCAGCGGTATGAAATTGCTGCCACAAATCCTGATTAACGTCCGTTTTGCTGGCCAACATGATCCGCTGGAATCCGACGAAGTTAAGCAGGTCACTGCAGACGTTGAAAAACAGTTAGCGGGTCGTGGCCGGGTGCTGTTGCGTAAATCAGGTACCGAGCCTTTGCTGCGGGTGATGGTGGAAGGCGAAGACGCGGAACTGGTGGAAAAACTGGCTAACCGTATTGCCGATGCGGTAAAAGCAGTCAAAGCGTAA
- the folP gene encoding dihydropteroate synthase has translation MHLTARDSILDLTFPQVMGILNVTPDSFSDGGRHNTLDLALRHAQAMVDAGATILDIGGESTRPGAAEVSEEEELARVVPVVEAIARRFDVWISVDTSKASVIREASNAGMHLINDIRSLQEPGALQAAAETGLPVCLMHMQGDPKTMQHAPHYDNVVAQVDQYFVEQIARCVNAGIPKSKLLLDPGFGFGKNLEHNYQLLARLAEFHHFGLPLLVGMSRKSMVGQLLHVSPEKRVTGSVACAVIAAMQGAQIVRVHDVKETVEAMRIVEATLSARDKK, from the coding sequence ATGCACCTCACAGCCAGAGACTCGATACTGGATCTCACTTTTCCCCAGGTGATGGGGATCCTGAATGTTACCCCGGATTCCTTTTCTGATGGCGGACGACACAACACGCTTGATCTTGCGCTTCGCCACGCTCAGGCGATGGTCGATGCCGGCGCGACAATCCTTGATATTGGCGGCGAATCAACGCGTCCGGGCGCTGCTGAAGTCAGCGAAGAGGAAGAGCTGGCCCGTGTGGTACCGGTCGTAGAAGCCATCGCCCGACGTTTTGATGTCTGGATCTCGGTGGATACTTCGAAGGCTTCTGTTATCCGTGAAGCGTCAAATGCCGGTATGCATCTGATTAACGATATTCGCTCGCTTCAGGAGCCAGGGGCATTGCAGGCTGCGGCAGAAACGGGTTTGCCCGTTTGTCTGATGCACATGCAAGGTGACCCGAAAACGATGCAACATGCCCCGCATTACGACAACGTCGTTGCGCAGGTAGACCAGTATTTTGTCGAGCAAATTGCACGTTGTGTGAATGCCGGCATTCCGAAAAGCAAATTGTTGCTCGACCCGGGCTTCGGTTTCGGTAAAAATTTAGAGCATAACTACCAGTTACTCGCCAGACTGGCTGAGTTCCATCACTTCGGTTTACCACTTCTTGTGGGGATGTCGAGGAAATCTATGGTAGGGCAGCTACTGCATGTGTCACCGGAGAAACGCGTGACGGGCAGCGTTGCCTGCGCTGTGATTGCTGCCATGCAGGGAGCTCAGATAGTTCGCGTACATGATGTTAAAGAAACCGTCGAAGCGATGCGTATCGTGGAAGCGACACTTTCTGCAAGGGATAAAAAATAA
- the ftsH gene encoding ATP-dependent zinc metalloprotease FtsH translates to MAKNLILWLVIAVVLMSVFQSFGPSESNGSKVDYTTFTTEVAQDQVREVRINGRAIDVIKKDSSKYTTYIPVNDPKLLDTLLSKNVKVVGEPPEQQSFLATIFISWFPMLLLIGVWIFFMRQMQGGGGKGAMSFGKSKARMLTEDQIKTTFADVAGCDEAKEEVSELVDYLREPSRFQKLGGKIPKGVLMVGPPGTGKTLLAKAIAGEAKVPFFTISGSDFVEMFVGVGASRVRDMFEQAKKAAPCIIFIDEIDAVGRQRGAGLGGGHDEREQTLNQMLVEMDGFEGNEGIIVIAATNRPDVLDPALLRPGRFDRQVVVGLPDVRGREQILKVHMRRVPLATDVDASVIARGTPGFSGADLANLVNEAALFSARGNKRVVSMVEFEKAKDKIMMGAERRSMVMTESQKESTAYHEAGHAIIGRLVPEHDPVHKVTIIPRGRALGVTFFLPEGDAISASRQKLESQISTLYGGRLAEEIIYGVEKVSTGASNDIKVATSIARNMVTQWGFSEKLGPLLYAEEEGEVFLGRSVAKAKHMSDETARIIDQEVKSLVERNYIRARTLLMENMDILHSMKDALMKYETIDAPQIDDLMNRTEVRPPAGWDDANGKNGNNNSNDGGAPKAPTPVDEPRTPNPGNTMFEQFSGK, encoded by the coding sequence ATGGCGAAGAACCTGATCCTCTGGTTAGTCATCGCAGTTGTATTGATGTCTGTATTTCAGAGTTTTGGTCCCAGCGAATCTAATGGCAGTAAGGTAGATTACACTACCTTTACAACCGAAGTGGCCCAAGACCAGGTCCGTGAAGTACGTATCAATGGACGTGCGATTGACGTTATCAAAAAAGACAGCAGCAAATACACAACCTATATTCCGGTTAATGATCCTAAATTACTGGATACGCTGCTGAGCAAAAACGTGAAAGTTGTTGGTGAACCGCCTGAACAGCAGAGTTTCCTGGCGACTATCTTCATTTCATGGTTCCCGATGCTGCTTCTGATTGGCGTCTGGATATTCTTTATGCGGCAGATGCAGGGTGGCGGTGGCAAAGGCGCAATGTCCTTTGGTAAAAGCAAAGCCCGCATGCTGACGGAAGACCAAATCAAAACGACGTTTGCTGACGTTGCAGGTTGTGACGAAGCGAAGGAAGAGGTGAGCGAGCTGGTAGATTACCTGCGCGAGCCAAGCCGTTTCCAGAAACTGGGCGGAAAGATTCCTAAAGGCGTTCTGATGGTTGGTCCTCCGGGTACCGGTAAAACCTTGCTGGCGAAAGCCATTGCCGGCGAAGCCAAAGTGCCATTCTTTACGATTTCCGGTTCTGACTTCGTAGAAATGTTCGTGGGTGTCGGTGCATCTCGTGTGCGTGACATGTTTGAACAGGCGAAGAAAGCCGCTCCATGTATCATCTTTATCGATGAGATCGACGCCGTTGGCCGTCAGCGTGGTGCAGGTTTAGGTGGCGGTCACGATGAACGTGAACAGACACTGAACCAGATGTTGGTTGAGATGGATGGCTTCGAAGGTAATGAAGGTATCATCGTAATTGCAGCAACTAACCGTCCTGACGTTCTTGACCCGGCATTACTGCGTCCGGGCCGTTTCGACCGTCAGGTTGTTGTAGGCTTGCCAGACGTACGTGGCCGTGAACAGATCCTGAAAGTTCACATGCGTCGCGTTCCGCTGGCAACTGACGTTGATGCGTCTGTGATTGCCCGTGGTACCCCTGGTTTCTCCGGTGCGGACCTGGCTAACCTGGTGAATGAAGCTGCATTGTTCTCTGCGCGTGGTAACAAACGTGTGGTGTCGATGGTTGAGTTCGAAAAAGCCAAAGACAAAATCATGATGGGTGCTGAGCGTCGTTCCATGGTGATGACTGAATCGCAGAAAGAGTCCACTGCCTATCATGAAGCAGGCCACGCCATCATTGGTCGTCTGGTTCCTGAACATGACCCGGTGCATAAAGTGACCATTATTCCTCGTGGCCGTGCATTAGGTGTGACCTTCTTCCTGCCTGAAGGCGATGCTATCAGTGCAAGCCGTCAGAAACTGGAAAGCCAGATTTCTACCTTGTACGGTGGTCGTCTTGCTGAAGAGATCATTTACGGCGTGGAAAAAGTGTCTACCGGTGCGTCGAACGACATCAAGGTTGCCACCTCTATTGCCCGTAACATGGTTACGCAGTGGGGCTTCTCAGAGAAATTAGGTCCGTTACTGTATGCGGAAGAAGAAGGCGAAGTCTTCCTCGGTCGTTCAGTTGCGAAAGCTAAACATATGTCTGATGAAACTGCCCGTATCATCGATCAGGAAGTGAAATCTCTGGTTGAGCGTAACTACATTCGTGCGCGTACGTTGCTGATGGAAAACATGGATATCCTTCATTCAATGAAAGATGCCCTGATGAAATACGAAACCATCGATGCGCCGCAAATTGATGACCTGATGAACCGTACGGAAGTTCGCCCGCCTGCTGGCTGGGATGATGCTAACGGTAAAAACGGCAACAATAATTCTAACGACGGCGGTGCTCCAAAAGCGCCAACGCCAGTTGACGAACCTCGCACGCCAAATCCTGGCAACACGATGTTTGAGCAATTCAGCGGCAAATAA
- the rlmE gene encoding 23S rRNA (uridine(2552)-2'-O)-methyltransferase RlmE, which produces MSNKKRSASSSRWLQEHFSDKYVLQAQKKGLRSRAWFKLDEIQQSDKLFKQGMTVVDLGAAPGGWSQYVASQIGNKGRIIALDLLPMDPIVGVDFLQGDFRDELVLKALLERVGESKVQVVMSDMAPNMSGTPAVDIPKSMYLVELALDMCRDVLAPGGSFLVKVFQGDGFDEYLREIRSLFTKVKIRKPDASRARSREVYIVATGRKL; this is translated from the coding sequence ATGTCTAATAAAAAGCGTTCTGCAAGTTCCAGTCGCTGGTTGCAGGAACACTTTAGCGATAAATATGTGCTACAAGCACAGAAAAAAGGGCTGCGCTCCCGTGCCTGGTTTAAACTTGATGAAATACAGCAAAGCGATAAGCTGTTTAAACAAGGTATGACGGTGGTTGATTTAGGTGCAGCGCCTGGCGGTTGGTCACAGTATGTGGCCTCGCAGATCGGTAACAAAGGGCGAATTATTGCTCTTGACCTTTTACCTATGGATCCTATTGTTGGAGTCGACTTCCTTCAGGGGGATTTTCGTGATGAATTAGTTCTCAAAGCGCTGCTCGAACGCGTGGGAGAAAGCAAAGTTCAGGTGGTCATGTCTGACATGGCGCCTAATATGAGCGGTACTCCGGCAGTCGATATTCCAAAATCGATGTATCTGGTTGAATTAGCATTGGATATGTGTCGGGATGTATTAGCACCAGGCGGAAGTTTCCTGGTGAAGGTGTTTCAGGGAGATGGCTTTGATGAATACCTGCGGGAAATTCGCTCCCTGTTTACGAAGGTGAAGATTCGTAAGCCAGACGCTTCCCGAGCACGTTCGCGAGAAGTGTACATCGTAGCGACAGGGCGGAAACTGTAG
- the yhbY gene encoding ribosome assembly RNA-binding protein YhbY: MNLNNKQKQYLKGLAHPLKPVVMLGNNGLTEGVLAEIEQALQHHELIKVKVAAEERETKTLIVDAIVRETKACNVQVIGNMLVLYRPSTEDRKIILPR; the protein is encoded by the coding sequence ATGAATCTTAACAATAAACAAAAACAGTACCTGAAAGGTCTGGCACATCCACTGAAACCGGTTGTTATGCTGGGCAACAACGGCCTGACAGAAGGTGTGTTAGCCGAAATCGAACAGGCACTGCAACATCACGAACTGATCAAGGTAAAAGTCGCGGCAGAAGAACGTGAGACGAAGACCTTGATCGTAGACGCGATTGTGCGTGAAACCAAGGCGTGTAATGTGCAAGTCATCGGCAATATGCTGGTACTTTATCGCCCTTCCACCGAAGACCGCAAAATTATCTTACCGCGTTAA
- the greA gene encoding transcription elongation factor GreA — protein MKPIPMTLRGAERLREELDHLKGVRRPKIIADIATAREHGDLKENAEYHAAREQQGFCEGRIQEIEAKLSNAQVIDVTKMPATGRVIFGATVTVLNLDTEEEQKYRIVGDDEADFKQNLISVNSPIARGLIGKEQDDVVVIKTPGGDVEFEVLKVEYL, from the coding sequence ATGAAACCGATTCCGATGACATTGCGTGGCGCAGAAAGATTACGTGAAGAACTGGACCATCTGAAAGGTGTCCGTCGCCCGAAAATCATTGCTGATATCGCGACCGCACGTGAACACGGCGATTTGAAAGAGAATGCTGAATACCATGCTGCGCGTGAGCAGCAGGGTTTTTGTGAAGGTCGTATCCAGGAAATCGAAGCCAAGCTGTCGAATGCTCAGGTTATTGATGTGACTAAAATGCCTGCTACTGGCCGCGTGATTTTTGGCGCCACAGTGACAGTGCTGAATCTGGATACTGAAGAAGAGCAGAAATACCGCATTGTCGGCGATGACGAAGCTGATTTTAAACAGAACCTCATTTCTGTTAACTCACCGATTGCACGTGGTTTAATCGGCAAAGAACAGGATGATGTCGTTGTTATCAAAACACCTGGCGGTGATGTTGAGTTTGAAGTATTGAAGGTCGAATACCTCTAA
- the dacB gene encoding serine-type D-Ala-D-Ala carboxypeptidase, with amino-acid sequence MRFLRIVSGLACAFVLNTNAAQIENYTEYLPDGTNLAVLVQKIGAPAPAIDYHGTQMALPASTMKILTALAALLQLGPDFRFTTTLETPGSVSDGVLKGDLVARFSGDPTLKRQNIRNMVAVLKKQGVKEITGDVIINTSVFASHDKAPGWPWNDITQCFSAPPAAAIVDRNCFSVSLYSAPKPDENAFIRVASYYPVHMFSEVRTLAKGSPDAQYCELDVVPGEFNRYTLTGCLTQRSEPLPLAFAIQDGASYAGAILKDELLQADIQIDGTLKRQTQPTPAGTVLAQTQSAPLHDLLHQMLKKSDNMIADTVFRTIGHQRFGVPGTWRAGSDAVRQILRQKAGVDLGNSIQVDGSGLSRHDLLSPATMMQVLQYIAQHDKELDFISMLPLAGHDGTLQYRGGLHEAGVDGKVSAKTGSLSGVYNLAGFITTASGQRMAFVQFLSGYAVPPEDQRTRRAPLVRFESRLYKDIYQNN; translated from the coding sequence ATGCGTTTTTTACGAATTGTCAGTGGATTAGCATGCGCGTTTGTACTGAATACAAATGCGGCTCAGATCGAAAATTACACAGAATATCTGCCTGACGGCACGAATCTGGCTGTGCTGGTACAGAAAATTGGCGCGCCTGCGCCGGCTATAGACTATCACGGTACTCAAATGGCGCTACCCGCCAGTACCATGAAGATTCTGACCGCGCTGGCGGCTTTGCTGCAGCTTGGGCCTGATTTTCGTTTCACCACCACACTTGAAACACCGGGTTCCGTTTCTGATGGCGTATTAAAGGGTGATTTGGTCGCTCGTTTTTCCGGCGATCCGACATTAAAACGTCAGAATATTCGGAATATGGTCGCTGTGTTGAAAAAACAGGGCGTCAAAGAAATTACCGGCGATGTGATTATCAACACTTCGGTTTTTGCCAGCCATGATAAAGCGCCCGGATGGCCGTGGAACGACATCACCCAATGCTTTAGCGCACCGCCGGCTGCCGCTATTGTCGACAGAAACTGTTTCTCAGTCTCACTGTACAGTGCCCCGAAACCCGACGAAAACGCGTTTATCCGCGTAGCATCTTACTATCCGGTGCATATGTTCAGCGAAGTACGCACTCTGGCAAAAGGTTCTCCGGATGCACAATATTGTGAGCTGGACGTCGTACCTGGTGAATTCAACCGCTATACCCTCACCGGCTGTCTGACCCAACGCAGCGAACCTTTGCCGCTGGCGTTCGCTATTCAGGATGGCGCGAGTTATGCCGGTGCGATTTTAAAAGATGAGCTGTTGCAGGCTGATATTCAGATCGATGGCACGCTGAAGCGTCAGACTCAACCAACACCGGCGGGTACCGTTCTGGCACAAACCCAGTCGGCGCCGTTGCATGACCTGTTGCATCAGATGCTGAAGAAATCAGATAACATGATCGCCGATACGGTATTTCGTACTATTGGCCATCAGCGTTTTGGCGTGCCGGGAACGTGGCGTGCCGGTTCGGATGCTGTCCGTCAGATTTTGCGTCAGAAAGCAGGCGTGGATTTAGGTAACTCTATTCAGGTTGATGGTTCCGGTCTTTCTCGTCATGACTTGCTGTCACCGGCCACCATGATGCAGGTACTTCAATACATCGCGCAGCATGATAAAGAGTTAGACTTTATCTCAATGCTGCCATTAGCGGGTCACGACGGTACCTTGCAATATCGCGGCGGTCTGCATGAAGCAGGCGTTGACGGCAAAGTATCTGCGAAAACCGGCTCGCTGTCTGGTGTCTACAACCTTGCAGGCTTTATTACGACAGCCAGCGGACAGCGCATGGCCTTCGTCCAGTTCCTTTCAGGTTATGCGGTTCCGCCTGAAGATCAACGCACACGACGGGCTCCGCTCGTACGCTTTGAAAGCCGTCTCTACAAGGATATCTACCAAAATAATTAA